Proteins from a genomic interval of Crassostrea angulata isolate pt1a10 chromosome 7, ASM2561291v2, whole genome shotgun sequence:
- the LOC128155399 gene encoding serine/threonine-protein phosphatase 6 regulatory ankyrin repeat subunit C-like yields the protein MTLTSYPSSWSLTSQSPLINKKRLTRSDSAGSLPDNILDKRDAKGRTTFFNATKVGDLEEAKRLFSAGSDVNKGDIYRITPLHEAVERSNLEVVEFLIAKGCDLNAKTILGQTPLMRAVLYDDIDLVKYLHKAGAKLDERDCTGKTALLLGIQENRNEACAYLIRAGCDVNIHNRLGHTAMLIALRGNKAPNYYIGRKLVKHGYDLKKDEKWITQEELEAVNVKPNVVDKICSKLGITLKRSSSSAGKKDQNTSN from the exons ATGACCCTCACGTCATACCCCTCCTCTTGGAGTCTCACCTCTCAATCCCCACTCATAAATAAGAAACGTCTCACTCGTTCGGATTCCGCCGGATCACTCCCGGATAACATATTGGACAAAAGAGACGCCAAAGGTCGGACCACATTTTTCAACGCCACAAAGGTCGGTGATCTTGAGGAGGCGAAACGTTTGTTTAGCGCGGGGTCAGATGTCAACAAAGGGGATATCTACAGGATCACTCCGCTCCATGAGGCCGTAGAGAGGTCAAACCTAGAGGTCGTCGAGTTTCTGATCGCAAAAG GGTGTGATTTGAATGCAAAAACAATTCTGGGACAGACACCTTTGATGCGAGCCGTACTGTACGATGACATTGACCTTGTCAAATACCTTCACAAAGCAG GTGCAAAGTTGGACGAAAGAGATTGCACTGGTAAAACTGCGTTACTCTTAGGAATTCAAGAAAACAGAAACGAAGCCTGTGCATATTTAATCAGAGCTGGATGTGACGTAAACATTCACAATCGTTTGGGACACACGGCCATGTTGATAGCTTTGAGGGGAAATAAAGCGCCAAATTATTACATAGGAAGAAAACTTGTAAAACATGGCTATGACCTGAAAAAAGACGAGAAATGGATTACACAAGAGGAACTAGAAGCCGTGAATGTAAAACCTAACGTGGTGGACAAGATCTGTTCTAAGTTAGGGATAACGCTGAAACGGAGTTCGTCCAGCGCCGGGAAAAAGGACCAGAACACCTCGAACTAA
- the LOC128155719 gene encoding 26S proteasome non-ATPase regulatory subunit 10-like: MQSKQNFQHSSSLPSFSPLLDRRITRGRAASEPLNLFALGDEITSKNAKGQTVLFYAIRFGHKCFAKELIEKGCDPNEADAESHYPLHEAVDQSDAAMISLLHEHGARLDVKNMLGQTPLMRAVLFDDVPIMQVLLKAGADPYQKDISGQNIFEYAISTGRENTCLYLLENGYDTLTQDKLHLSHLQMSERSKGVLTSFTSLLTAIKKKKGKIHTKLTEKAQNVALLKINRKFARKNILKKKRAESSRYQDIKLPSFDIINIH, from the exons ATGCAAAGCAAGCAGAATTTCCAACACTCGTCCAGTTTACCTTCTTTTTCGCCGCTTTTGGACAGAAGGATAACGCGTGGACGAGCTGCTTCTGAACCTCTGAATCTCTTTGCCTTGGGAGACGAGATCACCTCAAAGAATGCCAAAGGACAGACAGTGCTGTTCTATGCCATCCGTTTTGGACACAAATGTTTCGCTAAAGAGTTGATAGAGAAGGGCTGTGACCCAAACGAGGCTGATGCTGAGAGTCACTATCCCCTACACGAGGCCGTGGATCAGTCTGATGCTGCCATGATAAGTCTTCTACATGAACACG GTGCCCGCCTTGATGTCAAGAACATGTTGGGGCAGACTCCATTAATGAGAGCTGTTCTGTTTGATGATGTACCCATCATGCAAGTCTTACTTAAAGCAG GTGCAGATCCCTACCAAAAAGACATTTCGGGTCAGAATATTTTCGAGTACGCAATAAGTACAGGTAGAGAGAACACCTGCCTTTACCTACTAGAGAATGGATACGACACTCTGACCCAGGACAAGTTACACCTGAGTCACCTTCAGATGTCGGAGAGGTCCAAAGGCGTGCTCACATCTTTCACCTCTCTCCTGACTGCAATTAAGAAAAAGAAGGGAAAGATCCACACCAAACTTACAGAGAAAGCCCAAAACGTAGCCTTATTGAAAATCAATCGGAAGTTCgcaagaaaaaacattttaaagaagaaaaggGCTGAGTCTTCACGCTATCAAGACATTAAGCTTCCCAGTTTTGACATAATTAACATTCATTAA